The Amycolatopsis sp. QT-25 genomic sequence CGGGCGCAGTCCGCCTGATCGGCGTAAGAGTCGAGGGGTTGGACACGGAGAGTAATGGAGAGCAGCTGCTTTTCGACGCATCCGAACCCCGATGGCGGGATGCGGAAGTCGCCGCCGACATCGCGAGGTCCAAGTTCGGTGACGGCGCGGTGCGGCCCGCGTCACTGTTGACCCCCCGTGACCAGTGAGATCCGCCGCTCCGCCGTCTTCGAGAAAGCCATGTCGGGTGGTTTCGGCCAATTTGATCCCTTCTGGATACGGGATCGGGTAGTCGGACGAGCGCGGGGCTCGTATCCTGGACAGAGACACCCCGCCTGGGGTTGTCTGTTGGGTCCATGACGTTGCGCGGCCCGGCGCCCGCGACAGCTGTGCCGGAGGAGGAAAGATGCCACTCTCCGAGCATGAGCAGCGGCTGCTCGATCAGATCGAGCGCGAGCTCTATGCCGAGGACCCCAAGTTCGCATCCACGGTGCGAGGCACCCGGTTGCGCCGCCCCGCCCGCCGACGGCGTTTGCAGGGCATCGCCCTGTTCGTGGTGGGCGTCGCACTGTTGGTGCTCGGCGTGGTGGTCAACATCCGGGTCGCCGAGATCCCAGTGATCAGCGTGCTCGGGTTCCTCGTGATGTTCTTCGGAGTCATGATGGCCGTCACGTCGATTCGGCACGGAGCCGAAACGGAAGGCGGTAAGGACAGCGGTGGCCCGGGAGCCGGTGGAGGTGGCGGCGGCAAGTCGTCCCCACGCCGGAGCTCGTTCACCCAGCGCATGGAAGAGCGGTTCCGCCAGCGCTTCGAGGAGCAGTAGCTCTCACAAACGCGAACATGCCGACGGGGCACCGCCTCGTCGGCATGTTCGCGTGGTCATGCCGGCTCCGCCCTCCCAAGTACAGGAAGGGGGCCTTCCTGTACTCAAGCCAGCAGAATTGAGTGGGTCGGGGTGGGTGACGGCCGGCGTGGGGGTCGTGAGACGACGCTTTCGCGTGATCCAACGGACGACACGTGCTTGAAGGGACGACACACGTGCTTGGAACGGACGACACGCGTGCTGTCCCTCCCGACACGGGTGTCGTCCGTCTGGACACGGGTGTCGTCCATCGGAGCACGCGAAACCGCCGGTCGCGCCCCGGCGGCAGGTCCCGCTCACGACCCCTGGCGTCGCGCAACGATCCTCGACGAGCCGTCCCACCACCACGGGCGCGCACGGTATCCCTCGACGGAACGAGCTACTTCTTCCCTCGCCGCAGCGACCGCGGGAACAGGCGGCCCTTCCACGACATGGGCGCGTTCCGTTTCAGGCTCTTGCGCACCTCGTCGAAGGCCGGGCCCAGCTCCTGATCGTCCGCCGGCCTGTCCGAGTACCAGGACTTCTCCACGACGCCGATGACCGTCCGCAGGCCGGAGCGGCCCTCCTCGTCCAGGCGGTGCTTCTCGACGACCTTCCGGCCCGCCACCCGCACCGTGTCGCCGTCGGACAGCGGCAGGCCGCGGTCCGCGCATTCGTCCATCAGTTCCCGCCACGCCGCGTCGGCCGCGGCGGGAGAGTGGGACGCGATCTTCTGCAGTCGCAGCCGCCGCTTGATCTCCCGGATCGTCGTGGGTGTGCCGAGCACGCCGAGGACGACCACCAGTGCCAGCGCGAACCACCACGACACCCAGGCCGCCAGGAAGGCGAACGCCGCCACCCACAGGCCGATCGCGATCAGTGGCAGCCAGTTCGTCACGTTCTGGTTGGCCAGGAACCCGTTGTCCTCGCGGTCCGCGGCGGAGGACGCCCCTGGTCGCATCAGCGCCCGGCGTCTCAACCGGGACCGCACGATCGCGACCACGGTCAGCGCGGCCGCCAAGCCACCGAGGATCCCGGCGAGGATGGCGGGCCACAGCGGCTCTTCCTCCTGCCGGTCCCCGTCGCCGTCCGCGCCGAGCTCCGCGCCCGGGTCGCGGGGCGTGCCGGTGGCGGGGGCGCTCGACGCGGGCGCGCTCGGCACCTCCTGGGTGTCGTTGGTCGTGGAGGCGCCGGCGTCGGTCTGCAGGTACGGGGGGACGACCGCGCGGCCGTCGACCAGCGGGGTGGGGTCGAAGCTGACCCAGCCCTTCTTCTGGAAGTAGACCTCAACCCAGGCGTGCGCATCCTCGGAGCTGATCGAGAGGTGATCACCCTTCGGGGTCCCGGAGGTGAAGCCGATGGCGACCCGTGAGGGGATGCCGACCGACCGCAGCATCACGGCCATCGCGGACGCGAACTGCTCGCAGAACCCGCGTTTGCCGTTGAGGACGAAGTCGGCGAGCGCGTCGGCGTCGGCGGCGTCGGCGGTCTTGGTGTCGTAGACGAAGCCGTTCTGCGCGGTGAAGAACGACCAGATCGCCTGGGCCTTGTCGAAGTTGTTCGACTCGTTCTCCGTCAGCTGCTTGGCTTTCGCGGCGACCCGGGGATCGACGCGGTCGACCTGGACGAACTGCTGCGGTACCTCGGCGAGGCGGGCGTCGTCGAGCCGGAGTTCGTCCTTCGACGGCTCCTTGATCGACGCCGTCTCGGTGTAGGCGGGCCCGTTCTGCTTGGTCGTGGTGAACACGGCGCCGCCGACCGTGTCGTACAGCCAGTTGTCGGCGAGCCCGACGATCGACCGCGGCGCGCCGTAGATCGGCAGCCAGTTGTCGACCCAGTTCGTCGGCTCGATCCGGATCTCCCGCGCGGGGCCTGCGCCGTCGTCGCCGGGAGCGGGCGGAAGGCCCTTGTTGACCTGCACCCCCTGCTGGGCGCGGCCGTTCTGCGCCAGCCCCCAGCCCTTGTTCGGCGTGTACGTGTCGAGGGTGAACGCGCGCAGCAGGCGTTTGTCCGCGCCCATCCCGTAGACCTTGAACAGTTCCACGTTCTCGCCCTGGTCGAGCAGGCCGCGCAGCTGCGTGAACGGCTCGACGCCGAATCCGCCCGCGCCGCCGCGGCCGGATCCCTCGGCACCGGGAAGTTTGCCGACCGTGCCGATACCGGTGACGGCCGTGCCGATCACCAGGCCCATCACGATCGCCGCGGCCACCACGCCGACGGGCGTGGACAACGTGCTCGCCGAATTGCCCAGCCCCGGTGCCTCGCGGTTGCGCCAGCGGCGGTGCCGGTGGTTGCCGTCGACGGCGAGCAGCCCGGCGAACGCGGCCGCGCCCAGCAGGAACGTCCACCACGGCAGCATGTCCTCGGCCAATGCCGCCGGGACGGCGTACACGCACAGCAGGACCAAGCCGGTCGCGGCGGGCGCGGCGGCGGCCACGGCCAGTGTGTCGACCAGGACGGCGACCAGGCCGATGGCGATGGTGACCAGGCAGAGGATCGGTGGTGTGCCCTCGATCGGAGGCAGCCCGACGCGGATCTGTTCGGCCGCCGCGGCGAGCACGCCGCGCAGTTCTTCGAGCGCGTCCGGCCCGGGGATGATCTTCAGGATCCCGCTGGTGGTGAACGCCCCGGTGATCAGGAACAGCAGCACGAGCAGCTGCGCCAGGCCGACGACGATGGTCGGCGCGCGCAGCGACCGCAGGGCGAGCCCGGTGGAGGCGATCAGCACGACGGCGACCAGCAGGTAACCGAACCACGCCCAACCGGAGACGACGCCGGTGAGCGAGGTCGAGGCGAACAGCGTGGCGAGCCCGGCGGCGACCGGGGCGAGCACACTGCTCGACCAGACCGGCGGCGGTGCTTCGGGTCGCGGACGGGGGGTGTGCGGGCGGGGTGGCGCGGTCGCGGTCACAGGCCGCCTCCGATCAGGGTGCCCCGGCGGGTGGCCGTCTGGCACAGCTCGGCCCACACCTGCTGCATCGGCGATCCGGGGCCGGCGACGACGACGCCCCAGCCCGCGGCGCGCAGCAGCGACACCGACTCCTCGGTGGCGGCGGCGCGGTTCTCCGGGCGGTTGACGCCGGAGGACCAGCCGGGGGTGTCGAGCAGCACGGCGAGGCTCCGGATGCCGCGCGGGCGGTACCGGGACAGCTCGTGCACGGATT encodes the following:
- a CDS encoding DUF3488 and transglutaminase-like domain-containing protein, yielding MTATAPPRPHTPRPRPEAPPPVWSSSVLAPVAAGLATLFASTSLTGVVSGWAWFGYLLVAVVLIASTGLALRSLRAPTIVVGLAQLLVLLFLITGAFTTSGILKIIPGPDALEELRGVLAAAAEQIRVGLPPIEGTPPILCLVTIAIGLVAVLVDTLAVAAAAPAATGLVLLCVYAVPAALAEDMLPWWTFLLGAAAFAGLLAVDGNHRHRRWRNREAPGLGNSASTLSTPVGVVAAAIVMGLVIGTAVTGIGTVGKLPGAEGSGRGGAGGFGVEPFTQLRGLLDQGENVELFKVYGMGADKRLLRAFTLDTYTPNKGWGLAQNGRAQQGVQVNKGLPPAPGDDGAGPAREIRIEPTNWVDNWLPIYGAPRSIVGLADNWLYDTVGGAVFTTTKQNGPAYTETASIKEPSKDELRLDDARLAEVPQQFVQVDRVDPRVAAKAKQLTENESNNFDKAQAIWSFFTAQNGFVYDTKTADAADADALADFVLNGKRGFCEQFASAMAVMLRSVGIPSRVAIGFTSGTPKGDHLSISSEDAHAWVEVYFQKKGWVSFDPTPLVDGRAVVPPYLQTDAGASTTNDTQEVPSAPASSAPATGTPRDPGAELGADGDGDRQEEEPLWPAILAGILGGLAAALTVVAIVRSRLRRRALMRPGASSAADREDNGFLANQNVTNWLPLIAIGLWVAAFAFLAAWVSWWFALALVVVLGVLGTPTTIREIKRRLRLQKIASHSPAAADAAWRELMDECADRGLPLSDGDTVRVAGRKVVEKHRLDEEGRSGLRTVIGVVEKSWYSDRPADDQELGPAFDEVRKSLKRNAPMSWKGRLFPRSLRRGKK
- a CDS encoding DUF3040 domain-containing protein → MPLSEHEQRLLDQIERELYAEDPKFASTVRGTRLRRPARRRRLQGIALFVVGVALLVLGVVVNIRVAEIPVISVLGFLVMFFGVMMAVTSIRHGAETEGGKDSGGPGAGGGGGGKSSPRRSSFTQRMEERFRQRFEEQ